In the genome of Dromiciops gliroides isolate mDroGli1 chromosome 1, mDroGli1.pri, whole genome shotgun sequence, the window ccccattgccccacaaaagcaaacaaacaaataaatgtaggGGTAGCTATGGGGCACtgaatgccaggcttggagtcaggaagactcatcttcctgagttcaaatccggcctcagacacttcctagctgggtgaccctgggcaagtcacttcaccctgtttgcctccgtttcttctTCTGtggaatgagctggagaaggaaatggcaaaaccactccagtctttCTGCCAATGGACTCATGAAGGGTTGGATAAGACTGAAACACCCAACTACAATAATGGGCACTCAGGcaaaaaaaattctctccatGTCAAAAAAATAAGCAGCTTTgcttggctctgccctgggcccATCCCTTCTATAGGTGGGTAGGAGTCCTCTGCTTTAGGCTGTTTGCTCTGACTCTCCACTATAGACAGGAATCCCGATGATTGTTTATTCAGCCAGCTGTCCTCAGTTTCCATAGTAATCACTGAATCCTGCCTTGATCCTCATCACAACCACCCTGTCATCccataattgtttttttgtttttgttttttgcggggcaatgaaggttaagtgacttgcccagggtcacacagctagtaagtgtcaagtatctgaggccggatttgaactcaggtactcctgaacccagggccagcgctttaaccactgcgccataattgttttacagaagaggaaactgaggcgggaAAAGGGTAAGGAACTTCCACAGTGAGTAAGCCGAAGAGGCCagttctgaattcaggtcttcctgaccccaggcccaccTCCCAAGTGCTGCTTTTATCTCACAAGGGAGGCAGAGGTGGGAGGTTCTCCGACAAAGTGAAGCGACAGAAATAGTGGCAGCTAGACCACCAGAGAAAGTGCTGGACGGGCAGAACTGTCAGGGAGCTGTGCACAGGACACCTCCATGGCCCTCCAGGACCCCTGAGCTGAATTCAGAGCCCAGAGAGCCGCAGCAGCCTGAACAAGGATCACAACAATGCCCCGTGCCCCACACCAACCCCTGGTACTGAGGGAGAAGGCTGGACCTCCATCCCTGGAGGGGGGCACCAAAGCCCTGCCCAGAACCAGGATCTCTGCTCTCCTgggcagggaaagggaggagaaatgggaaaggggacaagcacttattaagcacctattatatgccaagcgCTTTCTAAAtctttcctcttttggggggCTAAGGTCTTAGGTCCCATACTGACCAGGAACTAGGGAGATGCTCCTGCTCAATTGGGGCATCAGAAGTAGGAAACAGCCCTGTGTCTGGAATCATTCTTATTACACTATTATTCACAATAATTATCATTAGAGTCCATTCGATTGTGAGCCCCTTGAAGGAACTGTCTTTGGCCTCTGTCCCCAGAGCTCAGCACGgtgttggcacatagtaggtgcttgataatgcttattgaatgacatGTATGTGCATTTTGGCAACAAGACAAACTGgatttgggggagtggggagtggggcagGACGGCTCCACGGGATCCCCGTGAACCGTGTCTCTGTAGCAGGGCTTCAGATGGgcgatggggaggagaggaaggcatCCCTGGGGTCTGGCACAGCCAATGCAAATGCTGGGAGAGGGGAGACGGAGTGTCCTTCCGGGAAGTTGAAAAGTCAACTTCGGAGCAAAGGGGAAGGGGGCTTCCCGGGCcactggggggaaagggggaagggcgAGAGCATTTGGAGTCCCCTCCCCCTGCGGCCCCAGCCTCTTCTGCAAAGCTCCATTCGCCTCTCCTTGAAGAATGCTCCCCATGCTCCCAGCTCTGTTTGCTGCAAGGCACAAACACGAACAGGaaagtagtgagctccccatgaGGAGAGGCAGGATGGGACACCCATCGGGTGGTGTTAAGAGGGGGAGTTAAGTGGCGTTCTCGTGTTGAGAcaaagtcttttccagttctgagaCTGGGGCTCGGACCCCAGACCTACACTAGtttccacccccacacccccagctCCGCAGGGGAGGGCTGCCGGGAGGAGGTGACCCCTTAAGCCCCGCCTCACCGGCGAAACGGTTGGCTGCTTTGAGACTGGAAGCTCATTGGTTCACAGAGCCGCCAATCCCCCCGCCAGAGGCTTGCCCCCTTCTATTGGCTGATACGCCGAAGAGGAGGGACGCCGCGGTCAGGAGCTGCAAAAATGGCTGACGCTGACGGGAGCTTCTGGAGGGTTCGTAAGTGAGACGGGGGCGGCCTGAGTTGCTGTAAGGAGTCTGGAGCGAGGCTGGGGCCTGGGGCAGGTCGAGGGGCAGCCGAGGGCCGGTGAGGAAGCTGATGACGGACAGGTCTGGGGACCAGAGAGCCGGACCTAGGGAGGAAGGCAGGGGGCGGGGCCTAAGGGCCAAGGGGCGGGACCGAGCGGAGAGCCTGGCCCTAAGGGAAGTAGCTAAACCTCAGGGGGCAGGGCCGACGGATCTTGTCTGAGCTTCCCATGAGGCCAAGGGGCTCCAACAGGACTTCCAGCGATGGGTGGGGCCTACCCGGATGGGCGTGGCCAATGCTGGAGACCTGGACTGAGGCTGGGGGCGGGCCAGGCCCAAGATGGTGGAGGCTGACGTGGTCCTTGAGGTGGGCGGGGCTGAAAACGACTTGAGGTTGGGGGCGGGGCCAAGGGGGGAAACTGACATTGAGGCGGACTCCGAGAACTGGGGAGAGCGCAGGGACTCCTGGTGGTGGTTGGGGTTTCCACAGCCCCCTAGTCCAAGCCCGCCTGGTTTAGGGGCAGTGCCCTGAGGAGCTTGGGGGAGAAGCTGAGGGGGAGCCATGGGCCTCTAAGACAATCAGCAAAAGATGAATACGCGGAAAAAAGTCGAGCGTCCTGGCGGGGCCCCGGCCCAGGGCTCGGGGTTCACGCGGTCGTACTCATTGTGTGGGGTGCGGAAGGTCGCGTGATCTTGCCCCTTACAGCACAGGCATACGCCCCAGTTGCTTTATCTGTTCCTCCATCAATGGGCATCTTCTTTGTTTTCAGTGACTTTCTTGGCCATAAGCCccgggtcaaagggtgtgcacgtttttagtcactttatttgcataattccaaactgcttttcagaatcTCCAGGCTTCTTTATAAAAGTTTTCCAGGCACTTTTCTTTCAACCTTCCTCTACATgggtgattatccccattttgcagatgagggaactgaggctcagagataaaatatgataaacctttattaagcacctactatgtgccaagcactgggagtacaaaggcaaaagccagtgcctgccctcaaggacctcatgctataatgagagaagacaatacaaaagaaagctgaagagGAGGCGCCTGGAAACAAGGTTCTGGGAGCAGAACCACCAAGCCCAAAACTCAGAGAATATTCaaattagaagggaaaggaagtcgtctttcagtcatgtctgaccctttacTTGGAGGGGTtcgccatgtccttctccagctcattttacaaatgaggaaactgaggcaggcaggatgaagtgacttgcccagggtcacacagctaggaaacgtctgaggacagatttgaactcagaaagatgagtcttcctgactccaggcctagtgctagGGCTGAATCTACTCTGCCACCAGGCTGCCCAGAAGATACTTTTAAAGATGGataaatcagggggcagctaggtggcacagtggataaagcaccggccctggattcagaaggacctgagtttaaatctggcttcaagacacttgacacttactagctgtgtgaccctgggcaagtcacttaaccctcattacctgcaaaaaaaaaaaaagatggataaatcaggtggcacagtagagttagacctgaattcatatttggcctggagaagtcacttaacctttgtctgcctcagtttcctcaagcatAAATTGGGGATCCACAGTTGTGTGGATCAGATGAAATGTAAgtgctttgtgaatcttaaattGCTCTAATTCTCATTATTGACAAATCATTTTGGGTTCAGCAGACACTTGTTAAGGGCTGACTAGTGCCAGACACTGCTGGGGACTgggaattggaaaacaaaaataatctgtCTGCGCAGAGGCAGGCCATGGGagttatctccatttcacagatgagaacaaCAAGGCCCAGGGGCTCTAAGTAACTTGCCAACACAACAATCTCGAGCCTGGCCTTTCACAGCGATTCAGCCCCAGGTCTTTCTCAGCTCTTTCCATGGCTAGGTATGGAGGGGGCCTGAACAGGAGGGGAGGCACCACATGGTCCCTACCCCCCCAGaggcccccaccccccccagttGGGTACAGACCTCCTTCTGAGCCCTCCCTTCCCTGTCCACTTCTGCAGCCTCCCCGGAGCTGCGAGGATTACTGGGCTGAATGGAAGCACTGCCGGACGGTGCGGAACCTCCTTCATCATTACTACACCTACGGGGAGACCCCATCCTGCGACCAATGGAAAAGGGATTATCGCAGCTGCCAACAGTGGGAGGAGAGTGGGAGTCCAGAAGCCAAGGTAGGGCTAGCAGGAAGTGAAATCCCCCACGTGCCTGCCATGCAAGGGAAGCCCCGGGGGTGACCTTCCCCATGCACCATGGAGAAGGACCAGCAATAGGCCATCCGAGACCACCAAGGGGGAGCAGAGGCCCTTGTGTCAGGGGACAGTGTAGGGAACCAAAGACCCTGACGGGCAGAGCCACTGCGGGCAGATGGGGCCCACCAGGGACTGTCGAGAAGAGGCTGGCAGGGGAGGGAGATGAGTTTCCAGCCAAGAGTGGGTGCCCAGTGGTTGGCAAGAACAGGGTGAGGGGGATcagcttgggggggggcggtgaagaAGAGCCCCCCAGCCGCTGCTGGGGATGGTCGGCATCAGCAGGGTCCCCTTCTGTGGGCTGGGGCTAGGGAAGGGGAACATACACTCTTCTAAGAGTTCAGCAAGTCACGGGATGGATGGTGTAATCCCACGTGGGAAGAGACCCCCTAGCAAGAGGCATGTCTCTTCTACACCCCCCAGAGTCAGAGGAAAGAGGGTGACCCTGCAGGCCTGGGTGCTGAAATAGAGCCATGTGCCCTGAATGCTCAGTTAACCCAATGGAGCGCGGGAGGGAGATGGGAAAACCACTGGAAGCCAAGGCCTCGACCTCACAGTCTGGAAGCAGGGTGGAGGGCAGACTTCCCAAAGGGGGCCCCCAGGGATCAGAGGGAGAGTGAGGCAGGGGCGCATTTGGGCACAACTCTGGGAGGGCTGGGAGAAGCAAAAGGGCCCCAAAGGGGACTCTGGGGCCTGCTTGCGTCTGTCGCTCCAGGGCTTGGGGCCTGGACAGGCCAGGCCAGGGCCAGAGCCTGCAGCCGAGGGGGGAGAACTGGAAGGACAGATGCCATGGGGGCAGGCGGGGGATGAAGGTGTTGCAGGGGCAGCTGGGCCCCCCTCCCTGGGCCACTGGAGGGTTTACAGCCTTCTCTGAACAAGAGAGCGAGGAGGTGGCACCAGCAGTAATAGTGTGCCCACTTGACAGCCTTCAGCTTAGTGTTGAAGCCCAGCTGTGTACCAGCTGCTGAGTACAGACACAGGAAGCCTTGCCCTCAGGGGCACACCTTCCACTGGGCACAGGACATGCATAGCAGGACTCAGCAGACCCGTGGGCACGCAGCTGGCAGTGTGGGAGATGCTCCTCCTCATCTCAGTGCCTCTGCACCTACCCACAAGGCCCAGGTCCACAAGGGGCCCTAGGAGGGGGCTCCCTGCTGTAGGGATCAGGGCACCAGGGTTAGGAGGCCTTGGCACTCCCTTCCCACCAGCATATTCTAGGGGATGAGGGGCCCTGGGCCTTTAGCTGAGGGATATAACGGCCTCTTGTTTGTACAGCAATTCCTTTGCAAGAGTGAGCGAGCCCGCATCCTGGCCAAGCAGAAGCACACCCCAGTGTGGACCATGAGGCAGAGCCCCCCTAGGGACTGGCACCTGCCCCTGTCCAGGGAGGAGGAATCCAAGTGAGGGGCCATGGGATGGAGGAGGCGGGCTGACATCGTTTGGAACCAACACCATGGGCCGGGCCCATGCCagcccacagcttctccagctcCCCTTTCTGTCTGCTCCCCCTGTGCCCAGGTGGCCAGACTCAAGTGTGGCATTGTGTGTGTGGTCAGAAGAGAGCAAAATGTACTGTTCCCCCCCTCCTCAGGCCTAGGGAAAGGGGCATCCAGAATACCCAGGATCTTGTGCTCTGGGGACATCTGCATGCTCCCCATCTCTCGTGTTTGGGACCTCGAGGGGCCATGTGAAGGTGCCCAGCCTGTCTCCAGCCTGGCGTCATGCTGGCTCAGGCTGGGGGCCACTACCCAGCCCCGTCTGCCTCCCTCGGGTGCTCAGCACCTGCCTTTGCTCTTTGGGATGCTTTTGGCTGCCCAGATGTCGGCCACATAGCCAAGCCCCGCTCCCCTGGCCCTCACCACATGGGCGGGGGCACCAGCAGATGAACCTGGCCCCCATGAAATCCCCAGCATCATCAGTACAGGCAAGACTAGACCACCACGCTTGGCTGACACCTCCACCCGCCAAGAGCTGGGCACTTCATGCTCCAGAGGACCTCACCGGGCTTTTCACAACAGATTCTGAACAGAATTTGAAAACAAACCCATCCGTGCCCCTTGTCCCATTCCTGACTGACTGATTCCTGGGTTGGGCCTTTGCTTACTTCTGAAGATGTGCTTGTATGATGGAAAATAAATGGCCAGGCCTGCCCCAGTGGGCAGCTTGTTTTAAGAAATCAAACCCCTCGGGGGGCTGGCTTTCCTGCTTCCTTGTCTCAGCACACGGTGAACCTTGAACACACTTGCACTCTCATCACCCATTTTAAGTCCAAAacaaagtggggggagggagggggggcgCGTGCATGGCTCCCATCCATAATCCCCCTCGAGGAGGTGCTTCATGGGCTCCTTTGGAAGCATCTGGGATGAAGCTCACGGCCAGGCCTAGAACAGGAAAGGCCTCAGGTGCCAGACTAGCCTCAGCACGGGGTCACAGGGGGTCTTCCTCAGCCGCATCCTGCCGTGGACACCCCCAAACGCTGACCTGAGTCCCCCACACCATTAACAGCAGGCTCGGACCATCCACCACAAAAACAGGAGCGTTGGGCCAAAGGGAGGGCCTTCAGAAGGCCAGTCTTCTGATGGGGGCCTGAGGCCTTGAGTGCCCACTCAAGGGGGTAGCCCACAGGACGGGAAGAATGCTTGACGAAGCGCTTTCTCCACCATCAACGGGCAGGCAGTGTGACCTGCATTTGCACAGGCCCCTTCAGATTtgccccatccatccatccatgcatccatatGCATCCATGCTCACGGTCCCCCCAGGACAGACATGCTCCAGCTGGGCAGGCCTGGGCTGACCCCGGATCCACATTCCCTCCatgggtgaccctggacaggcCAGCAGAGGCAGCTCCAAGggtgaggttttttctttttctttttcatttttttttagtgaggcaattggggttaagtgactcgcccagggtcacacagctagtaagtgttaagtgtctaaggccggatttgaactcaggtcctcctgactccagggccggtgctctatccactgcgccacctagctgcccctatgggtgAGGTTTTAACagcaattttccctttttttttttgccgggcagtgagggttaagtgacttgcccagggtcacacagctagtaaatgtcaagtgtcggaggctggatttgaactcaggtcctcctgaatccaaggccagtgctttatccactgtgccacctagctgcccccatttattttttccataatagaataaaaattcatTCAAATGCCCAAGCATAATATTTAGGAATCACTGTTGTTTTATTAAAGGCCACTTACATTCATATGAAATCCAAGGAAATACAACCTCCAGGCCTCAGTGCCACTCAGCAGGAGGCCCCAGTGCCCCACCCCCTCTGGATGCACCTCCTTAAGTCTAGGCCGACTCCTCCGTTAGGCCAGGAGCTCCCTGAAGGCCGGGTCAGCACAAAGGGAGGACCTTGAGGACCAGAGGCTGCAGAACAGTTCAGAAGGACAAAAGATGGCTCCTAGGTAGGTGGGGCCAGGGCTCTCCCAGAGAAATCCACAGGACAAGGTGGGCGACATCTGCCATGGTCAGCTTCGAGCCCCCAGCAGCGGGTGCGAGGCCCCTGGCCTACCTCTTATGGTCCACCTGTATGTACACTTTGGTGATGTCATTGTACTTGCCCTCGGGAGGCTGGTAGCCCGGGGTGGCCGGGGTGTAGCTCGGGCCCTCCTTTTCAAAGGGAAACAAGTTCTCATCTCGCCGGGTGGCTGCTTGGTAGAGCAGCTCCGACTCCAGGCGCAGCTCCCGAAGGGCTTCCTGCTGGGCCTCCAGCAGGGACGTGATCTTCTCACGCTCAGCTTCGTGTTCCTGCTGCTTGTAGAAGGCCCACTTCTTCATGAGAAAGACCCTCCTCTCACTGTCCTCCAAGGGCATCTGCAGCTCTGGCCGCTGCCTGGGGGCACAGAAGGGCCATGGGGGAGGGGCCTGGGCACTGTGTGGCTGTGGGTGCGTGGGTGcctacacccccccacacacacacacacacacacatacacacacactctctctctctctctctctctctgtctcatgcTGCCTTTTCTCATGACCTGGAATGAACACCCTCCCACACTGGGAGGCCTAGTTAAAAGTCTCTTCCTTCCAAGCTTGTCAGAGCAGCAGGGCCCCGTGAAGTGTCCCTTGTCCTCCAAGATGAAAGGGACcccttcctcccagaacctcatCTGAggttcccacagcttttcccacCATGGGTCAATTCCATGAGTTTTCTGTTTTGATTCGATCTCCACCCCATCTGCCTTCTCCGTCTCACccttccagccccccccccatctcctcagCACAGGAGCCTTGGGCTCCCCAGGGGTCTGGGAGCTGGGTGACCCAGGCCCGGCACAAACTCCCCCCACTCCAGCTCTCCTTTGTGGGCTGCGTCCCCCCAAGAGTAGAGGCTTCTTGAGGATGGGAGCGGTCCTGTTTGTCCCATCTTGTCCCcggcatggtgcctggcacaaagtgagCCCGTCTCCTCTGTGCtcagcacaatgcccagcaccCAGTGGGCACCCGCCCccacctcctgactccaagtttccAACCCGAGGTCAAGAGAGCCAAGATGACCCCGGGAAGTGCGCCGGCACCCCCTGAGCAGGTGCTCCTGGGGTCAGTCCTACCTGTGCTCCTCCAGGTACTTGACAGGAGTGATGAAGTCTTCGATGGGGATCAGCTCCTGCGTGGCCTTCTCCAGCTTCTTAATCCTCTTCTTCAGCCGTTCCTTGGCCGCCAGTTCCTTCCTGGGatccaccttcttcttcttcctgagaGGCTCGCCTCTAGCAGGGGAAGGGAGCATGAGCCACGCCCGGCCATGCCCCACTGACCCACGCAGGCAGGCCACGTGGGGGCTGGGCCGGTCTTCCTTGGTGCACACAGAGGCACTTAACAAAGGGCTGAGCCCTCGGCTCACCGCCCACCACCTACAGCTCATCACAGCCACAAATTAGGGGAGACCCCAAAGTCTGGCACAGAGCCGGCTGTGGGGGGACCCCGGTGGATGAAAACAGATGtgaccaacaacaaaaatggagggtggggaggggtctCCAGATACGCAGCTCCTGCCTTTCTCCCAATGTCCTCTCGGCCAGCAGAAGACAGGCCTGCCAGCTCAAGTGACGGGTCCCTGAGTATTAAACCAGCATCTAAAAATCGCGAGGACCGGGAATGACTTGATGCCAGCAGAGCAGCTGAAGCGCTAGAGGCCACACAGACCCGCGCCAGGCCATGGTCCACTGAGGACAGGGAAGGAGCCAGCCTTGTGTTATCTAAGCACTGAGAAGGACCAGGCAGCAAAAGGCTCACAGCTTTGGGCGCCAGGCCTCTGCCAAATGCGGAGTTTTACTTGCAATTCTTGCCTTGAAAACGCAGCTGTGTGGGCAGCTCCGCTGGTGCAggccctctcccccacccacagAGCTGGCGTGTGTCACGGGCTGTCACGGCCCCCCAGAGTCGGTCAGCTCCAGTGGGGGACAGCAGCGGGCCCCTGGCACCTCGGGCCTGAGAACCCAGCCAGCGGCCCGGCCCCCCGCCCAGCCGGCTCTCCGCGTGTGCCACTAGGTCTTACCTCACCGGGAGGGCTGCCCGCAGGGACAGCAGGGACGCCTGCCAGACGTGCTTCTCGCGGGCCTGAGGGGCTGGCCAGCCCAGCCCAAGGCTGCAAAAGACAGAGACACTGTCAAGGACCCTCTCCCTGGAAGGTGACCCGGGTCACTGTGAGTGCTGCTAATGGGGAGGCAAACCCCAGGCTGGAGCTGACTTCGGGCTCGGACACTTCCTGGCTGGACGGCTGTGGTGGTCACTCGCTTCACTCTCTCGGGGATTACATGGGGCAGCAGAGGGCGCTGCActgaatagagccctgggcctggactcaaaaagaacggagttcaaatccagcctcagaggcttcctagctgtgtgagcctgggcaagtcacctcaccctgtgtgcctcagtttccttatctataaaaggagctagagaagaaaatggcaaagcatctGCTAAGAAGACCCCCAATGGGGTCGTGGAGAGTGGGACGCGCCTTAAAACGACCCAACAAGGGATCCCACAATAAGCAGGGTGTGTACGGGTGGGGGAGGTGTCTCTTGAGGTTCTGCCCCCCCCAGGGCACATGCACAGCTCCCAGTCCCCCAGCATCGGTGCCATGGCCATGTTCTCCCGTGCCAGGCCTgcctcagatgccacctcctccaggaagccctccgGAGTCTGCCGCCTTCATCCACAGCCCCTCCCCCTCTAATCCTACAAACAGCATCAGAGTCGAAGGCGCCCGCCACCTCCTtggacagaaggggaaactgaggcccagggaggttgggCTCCAGGGCTGGGGTGACCCGCAGTTCGGAGTCTGAGGCTGGAGGTCAGCCCCGCCCCGCCCATCACGGACAGGGGCCCCTCCCCCCTGCAGcaccgcggggggggggggtggggggggctgggAGAGCAGACCAAGGTCACCCACCCGGGGAGGGGCGCCTGCCCGCGGCCCACGTGGCGCCTCCCGGCCCGAGCGGACTCACCAGGCGCGGGGCCCCTGCCGAGCGAGCGCGCGCGCCGCGACCCCCAGCGCGGCCATGGCCGAGACCCCGGCTCCGGCTCCTCCTGCCGCCGCTCAGCGCTCCGGCTGCTCTCACTCCGGTCCGCACCCCCGCCCCGCGCACGCGCCTCACGGCCTGGTGTCCCGCGCTGCTCGCTCCGCCGGCCCAACGCCCAAACTGCTCGCGTTCCGCCCTGCCCAGCGGCCCGCCCCCCACCGGGGCCTGACGGGGCGGGGCCTGACGGGGGCGGGGCCTGATGAGGGAGGGCCTGACGGGGCGGGGCCTGACGGGGGCGGGCatggcggggcggggcggggcctgATGGGGGAGGGCATGACGGGGCGGGGCCTGACGGGGGCGGGCATGGCGGGGCGGGGCCTGATGAGGGAGGGCCTGACGGGGCGGGGCCTGACGGGGGCGGGCatggcggggcggggcggggcctgACGGGGGCGGGCatggcggggcggggcggggcctgACGGGGGCGGGCatggcggggcggggcggggcctgACGGGCGGGCAAgacggggcggggcggggcctgGCGGGGTCGGTCGGAGCTTCCTCCGCGCCCTGCTCCTTTGCCCTCCCCCATTGTTTGTCTGCGGGTGCCGGCCCAGCCCGGGAGGTGGAGGAAGCCCTGTGGTGCTAAGGGTCTCTCCAGGGGCGTGCAGGGAAAGCTCCCCCTCCAGATGAAGCTCTGCCTCCATCTCAAATGACCCCCACCCATGTACCTACCATAGGTGTGCTTTGTTAGCATCATTGAAACTTTGTGCAGGGAGATTTATTGAGGAGAacgaaggaag includes:
- the C1H22orf39 gene encoding UPF0545 protein C22orf39 homolog isoform X1, which produces MADADGSFWRPPRSCEDYWAEWKHCRTVRNLLHHYYTYGETPSCDQWKRDYRSCQQWEESGSPEAKQFLCKSERARILAKQKHTPVWTMRQSPPRDWHLPLSREEESK
- the C1H22orf39 gene encoding UPF0545 protein C22orf39 homolog isoform X2, with amino-acid sequence MVEADVVLEPPRSCEDYWAEWKHCRTVRNLLHHYYTYGETPSCDQWKRDYRSCQQWEESGSPEAKQFLCKSERARILAKQKHTPVWTMRQSPPRDWHLPLSREEESK
- the MRPL40 gene encoding 39S ribosomal protein L40, mitochondrial yields the protein MAALGVAARALARQGPRACLGLGWPAPQAREKHVWQASLLSLRAALPVRGEPLRKKKKVDPRKELAAKERLKKRIKKLEKATQELIPIEDFITPVKYLEEHRQRPELQMPLEDSERRVFLMKKWAFYKQQEHEAEREKITSLLEAQQEALRELRLESELLYQAATRRDENLFPFEKEGPSYTPATPGYQPPEGKYNDITKVYIQVDHKR